The following nucleotide sequence is from Streptomyces brevispora.
GGCGTATTGGGGCGGGCTGGTCGACTGGCTGCGGGACACGGTGGTCGCGCAGGGCAAGGCGTCCGCGAAGGACCTGCTGCTGTTCCACGTCACGGACGACGTGGACGAGGCGGTCGACCTGGTGACCAAGGAGGTCGGGCGCTAGAGGCATCCGGCGTCCCAGGAGCGGGGTACCGGGCGGAGCCCGGGAACCGGCGCGCGGCCGGGATCCCGCTCCGCCGGTGCCGCGACCGGGCACCGCCTGCCGGGAGGTGGCCGCGGATGTGCGTGCCGGGCGCCGGGGGCCCGGCCATGATCTTCAGCGCTCTCCTGGGCCGGAGTGCTCTCCTAGGCCAGCCCGCGCCGCGCCACGGCGGGTGGCCGATGCCCGGCGACGGACGCCACCATGTCCAGGACATCCCGTGTCTCCGCCACCTCGTGCACCCGGTACACCCGCGCCCCCAGCCACGCGGACACCGCGGTCGTCGCCAACGTACCGATCAGGCGTTCCTTCACCGGGCGGTCGAGCGTCTCGCCGACGAAGTCCTTGTTGGACAGGGAGACCAGCACCGGCCACCCGGTCTCCGTCATCTCGCCGAGACGACGGGTCGCCTCCAGCGAGTGGCGGGTGTTCTTCCCGAAGTCGTGACCGGGGTCGATCATGATCCCGTCCGGCCGGACCCCCAGCTCCACGGCCCGCTCGGCCAGTCCCACGGTCACCCGCAGGATGTCGGCCATCACGTCCTCGTACCCGACCCGGTGCGGCCGGGTCCGCGGCTCGGCGCCGCCCGTGTGCGTGCACACCAGCCCCGCCCCGTACCGCGCGGCGACCTCCGCCAGCTTCGGGTCGACGCCGCCCCACGCGTCGTTCAGCAGGTCGGCACCCGCCTCGCAGACGGCCTCGCCGACATCGTGCCGCCAGGTGTCGACGCTGATCACCACGTCCGGGTGCCGCCGGCGCACCTCGGCGACGAACCCGACAGTCCGGCGGGCCTCCTCCTCGGCGGTGACCTCTTCGCCCGGTCCCGCCTTCACCCCGCCGATGTCGATGATCGCGGCACCGTCCGCCACCGCCTGCTCGACCCGGGAGAGCGCCGGCTCGTCACGGAAGGTCGCGCCCCGGTCGTAGAAGGAGTCCGGGGTGCGGTTCACGATCGCCATGATCACCGGCTCGTGCGCACCGAACTCACGCCGCCCCAGCCTGAGCGCACCGCTTCGCATCCCGTGTCTCTCCCTGTGAATCCCCCGGCGGATCACCCGCCGGGACCGACTGCGACCCTAACTGTCAGTGCCGCATGGCACGATCGGACCCGGACGAAATTCCGCTCCCGGGGAGATGTACGTGTTCTGGTTCTTGCTGCTCGCGATGGTGGTGGTGGTTGCCGCGGTCACCCTCGCGGTGGTCGGCGGAGGAAGGAGCGCCATCCTTCAGGACGTGGCGCCCGAGCAGCTGACGGATCCGCTGCCCGCGACGCGCCCGGTCGGCCGCGCGGACGTCGAGGCGCTCCGGCTGCCGGTCGCCGTCCGCGGCTACCGGATGACAGATGTCGACGAGGCGCTGGGCCGGCTCGGTGCCGAGCTCGCCGAGCGGGACGCGCGGATCGCGGAGCTGGAGTCGGCGCTCGCCGGCGCACAGGCCACGAGGGCCGGCCGCCCCGACCTACTCGAGGATCCTCAGGAACGGCCTCGGGCGCCCTGGCAGGCGCAGGAGCAGTCACCCGGGGGCGGGCAGCGGCCGGACGGCGAGGACGGGCGATGAGCGGCGGCGCCGTGGCGGCGGCGGACGGCGGGCTGCGCTGCCCGTGGGGCCTGTCCACCGAGGACTACCTCACGTACCACGACACGGAATGGGGCCGTCCGGTCCACGGCGACGACGCCCTCTTCGAGCGGCTGTGCCTGGAGGCGTTCCAGTCGGGGCTGTCCTGGCTGACGATCCTGCGCCGCCGGGAAGGCTTCCGCAGCGCGTTCGCCGGGTTCAGCATCCCCGCCGTGGCGAAGTTCACCGACGCGGACCGGGAGCGGCTGCTCGCCGACGCGGGCATCATCCGCAACCGCGCGAAGGTCGACGCGACCCTGGCCAACGCCAAGGTGCTGGCCGACTGGCGCGGCGGTGAGCTGGACGAGCTGATCTGGTCGTACGCCCCGGACCGCGCCACTCGGCCCGTCCCGCGCACGCTCGGGGACGTCCCGGCGGTCACGGCGGAGTCCACGGCGCTGTCCAAGGACCTCAAGAAGCGCGGACTCCGCTTCATCGGCCCCACCACCGCCTACGCCCTGATGCAGGCGTGCGGGCTGGTCGACGACCATCTCGCCGACTGCGTGGCACGCGGCACCAAGGCATAGGGCCTCTCGGGCCGGAAGCGGCTACCGGCCCAGGTACGTGGGCCGCTCCTTGTCGAGGAAGGCCCGCACCGCGATGGCGTGGTCCTGTGACGCGCCCGCGCGGGTCTGGAGCTCGTCCTCCTTCTCCAGCGCCTCGCCGAGGCTGTGACCGGCCCCGTACGCGAGGGACTCCTTGAGCGCCGCGTAGGCCACCGTCGGACCGTCCGCCAGTGCGCGGGCCACCGCGGCGGCCTCGGTGGCGAGCTCGGCGGCGGGTACCAGCCTGTTCACGATGCCCAGGTCATGGGCGTCGCTCGCGGAGATCGAGCGCGGGAAGAGCAGCAGGTCAGCGGCGCGGCTGTGACCGATCAACCGGGGCAGCGTCCAGGAGACGCCCGAGTCGGCAGTGAGCGCGACCCCGGCGAACGAGGTGTTGAACGAGGCGGTGTCCGCGGCCACCCGGTAGTCGCAGGCGAGCGCGAAACCGAAACCGGCACCGGCCGCGACCCCGTTGATCCCGGCGACCACGGGCTTGGGCATCTCGGTGAGGGCCCGCAGGATGGGGTTGTAGTGCTCCCGCACGGTGCTGAGCGCGTTGCCGCCGTCCGACTCCCGCGCTTCCGCCAGCTTGGCGACGTGCTCCTTGAGGTCCTGGCCGACGCAGAAGGCGCGCCCGCCGACCGCGGTGAGCAGAACCGCCCGCACGGCGGGGTCGCCGGCGGCCGACGTCAGCGCGTCACGCAGTGCCACCTTGGTCGCGGTGTTCATCGCGTTCATCGCGTCGGGACGGTTGATCGTGATCGTCGCGAGTCCGTCGCTCACTTCGCAGAGCACGTCGTCGGTCATTCGGGGGCCCCTTTGCACCTCGTCGAAAGCCTGTCGAGGCAAGCATGGACGACTTCGGCGAAGGCGAACATGTGACCTGCGTCTAACAATTCCGCCCCGATGGAGGGGTAAGGGGGACGGAGTATCGCAGTCGGATCGCCGAATTGGGTGGTTTTGAGTGAGTGCGTTGCGCAAGCGATGCAGAGCGATGTTGGTCATTGGGGTCTGTGATGCGGGATAATGACCTGGAAGCAATGTGTTCGATGCCGGTGAGGCAGCGCCTGTCATGGGGCCGCCGGTTGCGATGAGCTGGTTTCAGGAAGGGGAACGAGCATGGCGGCCATGAAGCCGCGGACGGGCGACGGCCCGCTCGAGGTGACAAAGGAGGGGCGGGGCATCGTCATGCGCGTTCCGCTCGAAGGTGGCGGTCGGCTTGTCGTGGAGCTGACTCCGGACGAGGCCGATGCGCTCGGCGATGCCCTCAAGAAGGTCGTCGGCTGACACAGAGGCGCCCACACTTCACTACTGCCCCGGCACGCATTCCGTGCCGGGGCAGTAGTGCGTTCGGTGACAGTGCGACGGGGCGACGGTGACAGCCGGGGAAGCGGGCCGCGGCCCCGCGGTACGGCGGGGCCGCGGTTAGCCGAGCCGTACCGCGCAGAGCAGGCCGTCGCCCACCGGCAGCAGCGTCGCCATCAGCTCCTGGCTCTCGCGGACCGCGCGCAG
It contains:
- a CDS encoding DUF3117 domain-containing protein, producing the protein MAAMKPRTGDGPLEVTKEGRGIVMRVPLEGGGRLVVELTPDEADALGDALKKVVG
- a CDS encoding enoyl-CoA hydratase/isomerase family protein → MTDDVLCEVSDGLATITINRPDAMNAMNTATKVALRDALTSAAGDPAVRAVLLTAVGGRAFCVGQDLKEHVAKLAEARESDGGNALSTVREHYNPILRALTEMPKPVVAGINGVAAGAGFGFALACDYRVAADTASFNTSFAGVALTADSGVSWTLPRLIGHSRAADLLLFPRSISASDAHDLGIVNRLVPAAELATEAAAVARALADGPTVAYAALKESLAYGAGHSLGEALEKEDELQTRAGASQDHAIAVRAFLDKERPTYLGR
- the folP gene encoding dihydropteroate synthase, with translation MRSGALRLGRREFGAHEPVIMAIVNRTPDSFYDRGATFRDEPALSRVEQAVADGAAIIDIGGVKAGPGEEVTAEEEARRTVGFVAEVRRRHPDVVISVDTWRHDVGEAVCEAGADLLNDAWGGVDPKLAEVAARYGAGLVCTHTGGAEPRTRPHRVGYEDVMADILRVTVGLAERAVELGVRPDGIMIDPGHDFGKNTRHSLEATRRLGEMTETGWPVLVSLSNKDFVGETLDRPVKERLIGTLATTAVSAWLGARVYRVHEVAETRDVLDMVASVAGHRPPAVARRGLA
- a CDS encoding DNA-3-methyladenine glycosylase I — protein: MSGGAVAAADGGLRCPWGLSTEDYLTYHDTEWGRPVHGDDALFERLCLEAFQSGLSWLTILRRREGFRSAFAGFSIPAVAKFTDADRERLLADAGIIRNRAKVDATLANAKVLADWRGGELDELIWSYAPDRATRPVPRTLGDVPAVTAESTALSKDLKKRGLRFIGPTTAYALMQACGLVDDHLADCVARGTKA